The genomic region AAATAACTCCATGTTGATGGTTTAACAGAAATTATTACCGAATATGCACCATAGAGAATTATTATTAGAAGTAATATTCCTATTCCAGCTGAAATCATGTTAATTGGAATTTTCCTATTTTTAGCTTCCTCTTCCTCTTCCATAAGTCTATTTTGCCTTGTAAAGTAAGGTGGTTTAGTCAAATATTTTCCTAGCTTAGCAAAAACTCCTTTAGAATTACTTAATCTAGCAGAGTACCTTATCCTAAATCTTCCTCTCTTAAAGGATTTTAATGTCGCTTCAGTATCAAGTCCGTATTTTTTAACAGAATATTCTGCAAATTCTCTTAATAAAAGTGTTATTGTAGTAGTAAAAATTCCTAGAACTATTAATGCATAGATAGCATCAGTATAGTCACCTTCTGCAGTATATTGAGCTATTAAAGTACCAATACCGGGAACCTCATAACTCTTGACACCTATGCTGAAAACTTCACTTACCGTAATGTAAAATAACGCATCAGCAAAGCTAGGAATTAAATTTGCGGCAATTCTAGGCATAGAGAAAGGAATATAAAGTCGAAGCATTTTCCCTACGAAACCGAATCTATAATTTCTTATTACCTCCTCCATTTCTGACGGGACCGTCTTAAAGGCTTGATATATCCCCATCCAAATATTCCAAACAACTGCTGTAAAAACTAAAAACAGCACCGCTAGTTCTATTCCTAAACTACCACCTATACTAAAAACGAAGAAAATTAAGACTACGGGGAAGAAGGAAATTACTGGTACAGACTCGAAAATTTCTGATAAAGAGATATATATGTTTTCAAATGTTTTACTTTTTAAAGAAATATAACCTAAAAGCCAGCCTGTTACTATTGCAAAAGCTATATCTATAAATACTCTACCTAAGGTTAGGAGAGTATCATATATAGCTAGCCAAATATCAAACATTTTCTTTACCCCTATCCTTTTGTTCTACGTTCTTCTCAACTGGGGTTAGGAGAGAATAAAGTTGATCTAGATATGCTTGAAATCTGTCATCTTTAGGCTTTCTTGGTCTATCTAATTCTATCTTAACTTCTCCAACAACACTAGCTGGCCTCCCATTCAATACGTAAACTCTGTCGGCTAATTCTACTACCTCATTTAAGTTGTGTGAAACTAGAACTGCTGACCTCAAAGAAGTATCCTCATTGAATAATATAGAGTATATCTCTCTCCTAAGACCTTCTGCAGTTAATTCGTCCAAGTGAGCAAAGGGCTCATCCATTAATAAAACAACAGGATCTGCAGCCAAAGCCCTTGCTATTGCGACCCTTTGTCTCATTCCTCCACTCATTTGCTTAGGGTAGAAATCCTCAAAGCCTGATAAACCTACAAGCTCTAACATCTTTCTCGCTATTTCATCTTCTTTTTCCTTAGGCAATTTCTTATACTTTAACCCTAGTTTAACGTTCTCTAACGCGGTAAACCAAGGAAATGTTACAATTGATTGGTGGATTAAAGCTATCTTTGGAGTAGGT from Acidianus ambivalens harbors:
- a CDS encoding ABC transporter permease — protein: MFDIWLAIYDTLLTLGRVFIDIAFAIVTGWLLGYISLKSKTFENIYISLSEIFESVPVISFFPVVLIFFVFSIGGSLGIELAVLFLVFTAVVWNIWMGIYQAFKTVPSEMEEVIRNYRFGFVGKMLRLYIPFSMPRIAANLIPSFADALFYITVSEVFSIGVKSYEVPGIGTLIAQYTAEGDYTDAIYALIVLGIFTTTITLLLREFAEYSVKKYGLDTEATLKSFKRGRFRIRYSARLSNSKGVFAKLGKYLTKPPYFTRQNRLMEEEEEAKNRKIPINMISAGIGILLLIIILYGAYSVIISVKPSTWSYLISTLPQDLIDLGADYLRIAVIALMSFIFAVFVGYYIARHTNADRVIVPIIQTFSAFPAPAYFPLLYGFTYTYVSSIFGPFTNEFYVLLLGFISTFYYVFYSFWIGVKNLPSEYWELMDNLKLGFWTKMRKIILPATFPYIIAGMSSTINSAWGGLAIGEYWPDIYQSQTLEVRTGLMKALAVADNQGNLALVGWLSLIFAIVVVIYSVLFTRKMMDLARKKYVAEEGIYAA
- a CDS encoding ABC transporter ATP-binding protein, whose translation is METYDNELIAIIGPSGIGKSTLLRILGGFVKPDHGEVRLLGKKITQPTPKIALIHQSIVTFPWFTALENVKLGLKYKKLPKEKEDEIARKMLELVGLSGFEDFYPKQMSGGMRQRVAIARALAADPVVLLMDEPFAHLDELTAEGLRREIYSILFNEDTSLRSAVLVSHNLNEVVELADRVYVLNGRPASVVGEVKIELDRPRKPKDDRFQAYLDQLYSLLTPVEKNVEQKDRGKENV